Proteins from one Belonocnema kinseyi isolate 2016_QV_RU_SX_M_011 chromosome 8, B_treatae_v1, whole genome shotgun sequence genomic window:
- the LOC117177831 gene encoding coatomer subunit zeta-1 isoform X2, producing MNRINLGRDSQHNLSGSSFQSDSDTHSHLREPTLYTVKGIAILDNDGNRILAKYYDKNKFPTSKEQKAFEKTLFSKTHRANTEIIMHDGLICVYKSNVDLFFYVMGSAHENELILMSVLNCLYDSVSTILRKNVEKRAVLDSLDIIMLALDEICDGGIILDADATSVVQRVALRTDDIPLGEQTVAQVLQSAKEQLKWSLLK from the exons ATGAATCGTATTAACTTGGGGAGAGATTCGCAACATAACCTCTCTGGTTCATCTTTCCAAAGTGATTCCGATACACATTCTCATCTTCGA GAACCGACACTTTATACAGTTAAGGGCATCGCGATTCTTGACAACGATGGAAATAGAATTCTCGCCAAGTATTACGACAAAAATAAATTCCCTACGTCCAAGGAACAGAAGGCTTTTGAAAAGACCTTATTTAGCAAAACTCACAGAGCTAATACTGAAATTATAATGCACGATGGGCTGATTTGCGTGTACAAAAGCAACGTTGATTTATTTTTCTATGTAATGGGAAGTGCACATGAGAATGAG ttgatcCTGATGAGCGTGCTAAATTGCTTATACGACTCAGTAAGCACCATTTTgcggaaaaatgttgaaaaaagggcCGTTTTGGATAGTTTAGACATAATAATGTTGGCACTAGATGAAATTTGTGACGGAGG gATTATTTTGGACGCAGATGCCACGAGTGTAGTTCAAAGAGTCGCCCTGAGGACAGATGACATTCCTTTAGGAGAACAAACCGTCGCCCAG GTCTTGCAATCTGCCAAGGAGCAACTTAAGTGGTCACTCTTGAAATAA
- the LOC117177831 gene encoding coatomer subunit zeta-1 isoform X4 codes for MDGQLLEPTLYTVKGIAILDNDGNRILAKYYDKNKFPTSKEQKAFEKTLFSKTHRANTEIIMHDGLICVYKSNVDLFFYVMGSAHENELILMSVLNCLYDSVSTILRKNVEKRAVLDSLDIIMLALDEICDGGIILDADATSVVQRVALRTDDIPLGEQTVAQVLQSAKEQLKWSLLK; via the exons ATGGACGGTCAGTTATTG GAACCGACACTTTATACAGTTAAGGGCATCGCGATTCTTGACAACGATGGAAATAGAATTCTCGCCAAGTATTACGACAAAAATAAATTCCCTACGTCCAAGGAACAGAAGGCTTTTGAAAAGACCTTATTTAGCAAAACTCACAGAGCTAATACTGAAATTATAATGCACGATGGGCTGATTTGCGTGTACAAAAGCAACGTTGATTTATTTTTCTATGTAATGGGAAGTGCACATGAGAATGAG ttgatcCTGATGAGCGTGCTAAATTGCTTATACGACTCAGTAAGCACCATTTTgcggaaaaatgttgaaaaaagggcCGTTTTGGATAGTTTAGACATAATAATGTTGGCACTAGATGAAATTTGTGACGGAGG gATTATTTTGGACGCAGATGCCACGAGTGTAGTTCAAAGAGTCGCCCTGAGGACAGATGACATTCCTTTAGGAGAACAAACCGTCGCCCAG GTCTTGCAATCTGCCAAGGAGCAACTTAAGTGGTCACTCTTGAAATAA
- the LOC117177831 gene encoding coatomer subunit zeta-1 isoform X3 yields MDGQLLEPTLYTVKGIAILDNDGNRILAKYYDKNKFPTSKEQKAFEKTLFSKTHRANTEIIMHDGLICVYKSNVDLFFYVMGSAHENELILMSVLNCLYDSVSTILRKNVEKRAVLDSLDIIMLALDEICDGGIILDADATSVVQRVALRTDDIPLGEQTVAQVIFLSCNLPRSNLSGHS; encoded by the exons ATGGACGGTCAGTTATTG GAACCGACACTTTATACAGTTAAGGGCATCGCGATTCTTGACAACGATGGAAATAGAATTCTCGCCAAGTATTACGACAAAAATAAATTCCCTACGTCCAAGGAACAGAAGGCTTTTGAAAAGACCTTATTTAGCAAAACTCACAGAGCTAATACTGAAATTATAATGCACGATGGGCTGATTTGCGTGTACAAAAGCAACGTTGATTTATTTTTCTATGTAATGGGAAGTGCACATGAGAATGAG ttgatcCTGATGAGCGTGCTAAATTGCTTATACGACTCAGTAAGCACCATTTTgcggaaaaatgttgaaaaaagggcCGTTTTGGATAGTTTAGACATAATAATGTTGGCACTAGATGAAATTTGTGACGGAGG gATTATTTTGGACGCAGATGCCACGAGTGTAGTTCAAAGAGTCGCCCTGAGGACAGATGACATTCCTTTAGGAGAACAAACCGTCGCCCAGGtcattttttt GTCTTGCAATCTGCCAAGGAGCAACTTAAGTGGTCACTCTTGA
- the LOC117177831 gene encoding coatomer subunit zeta-1 isoform X1: MNRINLGRDSQHNLSGSSFQSDSDTHSHLREPTLYTVKGIAILDNDGNRILAKYYDKNKFPTSKEQKAFEKTLFSKTHRANTEIIMHDGLICVYKSNVDLFFYVMGSAHENELILMSVLNCLYDSVSTILRKNVEKRAVLDSLDIIMLALDEICDGGIILDADATSVVQRVALRTDDIPLGEQTVAQVIFLSCNLPRSNLSGHS; the protein is encoded by the exons ATGAATCGTATTAACTTGGGGAGAGATTCGCAACATAACCTCTCTGGTTCATCTTTCCAAAGTGATTCCGATACACATTCTCATCTTCGA GAACCGACACTTTATACAGTTAAGGGCATCGCGATTCTTGACAACGATGGAAATAGAATTCTCGCCAAGTATTACGACAAAAATAAATTCCCTACGTCCAAGGAACAGAAGGCTTTTGAAAAGACCTTATTTAGCAAAACTCACAGAGCTAATACTGAAATTATAATGCACGATGGGCTGATTTGCGTGTACAAAAGCAACGTTGATTTATTTTTCTATGTAATGGGAAGTGCACATGAGAATGAG ttgatcCTGATGAGCGTGCTAAATTGCTTATACGACTCAGTAAGCACCATTTTgcggaaaaatgttgaaaaaagggcCGTTTTGGATAGTTTAGACATAATAATGTTGGCACTAGATGAAATTTGTGACGGAGG gATTATTTTGGACGCAGATGCCACGAGTGTAGTTCAAAGAGTCGCCCTGAGGACAGATGACATTCCTTTAGGAGAACAAACCGTCGCCCAGGtcattttttt GTCTTGCAATCTGCCAAGGAGCAACTTAAGTGGTCACTCTTGA